In bacterium, the following proteins share a genomic window:
- a CDS encoding YceI family protein — translation MKTIRLLLLLGLIFGGLTTTGNAQPADQPAATEPAASETFNVDPVHTSILFRIKHLDTAYFYGWFEDYSGSIVLDHETPANSSVEFEIQVASIETRNDQRNAHLMSPDFFDVEKFATITFKSTSVEAVSKSEFKVTGDLTLHGVTKSITLTIEKTGEGLTPMGYRLGGLAEFSLNRTDFGMTNMVGPVGDQVDVTVSVEAIRKSD, via the coding sequence ATGAAGACAATCCGACTGCTACTCTTGCTGGGCCTCATCTTTGGCGGTCTGACGACCACTGGAAACGCACAACCGGCCGATCAGCCCGCGGCCACCGAGCCTGCGGCTTCCGAGACGTTCAACGTCGATCCGGTCCACACTTCCATTCTGTTCCGCATCAAGCACCTCGATACCGCTTACTTCTATGGTTGGTTCGAGGATTACTCCGGTTCGATCGTTCTCGATCACGAAACGCCGGCGAACTCGTCGGTCGAGTTCGAGATCCAGGTTGCTTCGATCGAAACCCGCAACGATCAGCGCAACGCGCACCTGATGTCGCCGGATTTCTTCGATGTGGAGAAGTTCGCGACGATCACATTCAAGAGCACGAGCGTCGAAGCCGTCAGCAAGAGTGAATTCAAGGTCACCGGCGATCTGACGCTGCACGGTGTCACCAAGTCGATCACGCTGACCATCGAGAAGACCGGCGAAGGCCTGACGCCCATGGGCTATCGCCTCGGTGGGTTGGCGGAGTTCTCGCTCAACCGCACCGATTTCGGGATGACGAACATGGTCGGCCCGGTGGGCGATCAGGTCGACGTCACCGTCAGCGTGGAAGCCATCCGCAAGTCCGACTAA
- a CDS encoding HEAT repeat domain-containing protein → MARSENSIDSLLMDVEKGTPEQARAAAITLGSMGAGAEEAAPDLVDHLALPYGTVTWAIVEALAAIASADEQVVDDLLDGIQDPDENIRWGSARALGLMGKAAEDTVEELYKLLRDPKGAVCWAAIRALEQIAAESDKALKCLIGHLQDTEHNEHILWGITTALGRLGPRAKPAEGILTKLVDEANRSLRWAAVESLQRIRRPD, encoded by the coding sequence ATGGCCCGATCAGAAAACTCCATCGACAGCCTCCTGATGGATGTCGAGAAGGGAACTCCGGAGCAGGCCCGTGCGGCCGCGATTACGCTCGGCTCCATGGGCGCCGGCGCCGAGGAAGCTGCCCCGGACCTGGTGGACCATCTGGCGCTCCCGTATGGCACGGTGACCTGGGCGATTGTGGAAGCCCTGGCGGCGATCGCGTCGGCAGACGAACAGGTCGTCGACGATCTTCTGGATGGCATTCAGGATCCAGACGAGAACATTCGATGGGGCTCTGCGCGGGCGTTGGGCCTGATGGGCAAGGCCGCCGAGGATACCGTCGAGGAACTCTACAAGCTGCTGCGCGACCCGAAGGGCGCTGTGTGCTGGGCCGCCATCCGGGCGCTCGAGCAAATCGCGGCCGAATCCGACAAAGCGCTCAAGTGCCTCATTGGGCACCTGCAGGATACGGAACACAACGAGCACATCCTCTGGGGCATCACGACGGCGCTCGGCCGGCTGGGGCCTCGCGCGAAGCCCGCGGAGGGTATCCTGACCAAGCTGGTCGACGAGGCGAATCGCAGCCTTCGCTGGGCCGCCGTCGAATCCCTGCAGCGCATCCGCCGGCCTGACTGA